The Primulina eburnea isolate SZY01 chromosome 8, ASM2296580v1, whole genome shotgun sequence genome contains a region encoding:
- the LOC140838881 gene encoding uncharacterized protein produces the protein MAILLHSSSPIAKPSSEHGGKSSGFRAQAPKFQSFPLSNGFSKVLSSTQIAIVPKDSVFTLPNWRSGRNDIKTRELRLNDAFLYLEYMVGKGHKPDVANATQLLYDLCKFNKLRKATRVMEMMVRSGSIPDAPTYSFLVDHLCKRGSVGHAMQLVEKMEEYGYPTNIVTCNSLVRGLCMRGNLHQSLQFVGRLMQKGLVPNAFTYSILLEAAYKESGVDEARRLLDDIILKGGNLNLVSYNVILTGLCKEGKIEEAMQLFRDLPEKGYNPNVVSYNILLRSLCHEGRWQEANELLAEMVGDDRSPSIVTYNILIGSLSLHGRTDQALEVLDELFRDGRFQPNAASYNPVIASLCEEKKLDSVVKCLGQMAYRNCRPNEGTYNAIARLCKEGMVQEAFSIIQSLRNKQDSTIHDFYRAVITSLCRKGNTYPAFQLLYEMTLCGFNPDSYTYSSLIRGLCIERMLCAAMDVIRVMEEYGHRPGIDNFNTLVLGLCKCGRTDISIEVVEMMIEKGYLPSETTYTILIEGIIHEDEKVLAGAVLKELNVKRVVSQNTVDRLTMQYDLGLVMHMG, from the coding sequence atggcTATTCTCTTGCATTCATCGTCTCCTATAGCCAAACCATCTTCAGAACATGGAGGAAAATCTTCTGGGTTTCGAGCCCAGGCTCCCAAATTTCAATCTTTCCCACTTAGTAATGGCTTTTCTAAAGTTTTGTCTTCGACCCAGATAGCCATTGTTCCGAAAGATAGTGTTTTTACTCTGCCCAATTGGAGGTCTGGTAGGAATGACATAAAAACCAGAGAACTTAGGCTGAACGACGCTTTCCTGTATTTGGAGTATATGGTAGGGAAAGGCCACAAGCCCGACGTTGCTAATGCCACTCAGCTTTTGTATGATCTTTGTAAGTTCAATAAGTTAAGAAAAGCTACTAGAGTGATGGAGATGATGGTTAGGTCCGGTAGTATTCCGGATGCGCCTACGTATTCATTCTTGGTTGATCATTTGTGTAAGAGGGGGAGCGTTGGACATGCTATGCAGCTAGTTGAAAAAATGGAGGAATATGGGTACCCTACTAATATAGTTACTTGTAATTCTCTTGTTAGAGGACTTTGTATGCGCGGGAATTTGCATCAAAGTTTGCAGTTTGTGGGAAGATTGATGCAAAAGGGGTTGGTCCCTAATGCATTTACTTATTCAATCTTGCTTGAGGCTGCATACAAAGAGAGCGGAGTTGATGAAGCTAGGAGATTGTTGGATGATATTATTTTGAAGGGTGGGAATCTGAATCTGGTGAGTTATAATGTTATATTGACTGGTTTGTGCAAAGAAGGTAAAATTGAGGAGGCAATGCAACTTTTTCGTGATTTGCCCGAAAAGGGATATAACCCTAACGTTGTGAGCTATAACATCTTGTTGAGAAGCTTGTGCCACGAGGGACGTTGGCAAGAGGCAAATGAGCTTCTTGCAGAGATGGTGGGGGATGATCGTTCACCATCTATAGTGACATATAATATACTGATTGGTTCACTTTCACTTCATGGTCGAACCGATCAGGCTCTCGAAGTTTTGGACGAGTTGTTTAGAGATGGCCGGTTCCAACCCAACGCTGCAAGTTACAACCCTGTTATTGCTTCGCTTTGCGAGGAAAAGAAGTTAGATTCTGTTGTCAAGTGTCTAGGCCAAATGGCATATAGAAACTGTAGACCGAATGAGGGTACATACAATGCTATAGCCAGGCTTTGTAAGGAAGGAATGGTTCAAGAAGCATTCTCAATCATACAGAGTTTGAGAAATAAACAAGACTCCACAATTCACGACTTTTACAGAGCGGTGATCACGAGTTTATGTAGGAAAGGAAACACTTATCCGGCATTTCAGTTACTTTATGAAATGACTTTGTGTGGTTTCAACCCTGATTCTTACACGTATTCTTCGCTTATTAGAGGACTGTGTATTGAGAGAATGCTTTGTGCTGCCATGGATGTGATTAGAGTCATGGAAGAGTACGGCCATCGCCCCGGTATTGACAATTTCAATACACTTGTTCTTGGATTATGCAAATGTGGAAGAACAGATATATCTATTGAGGTGGTTGAAATGATGATCGAAAAGGGATACCTTCCTAGTGAGACTACCTATACCATTTTGATTGAAGGGATTATTCATGAAGACGAAAAGGTGCTGGCCGGAGCGGTTTTGAAGGAGCTGAATGTCAAGCGAGTTGTGAGTCAGAATACGGTGGATAGGCTCACCATGCAATATGATCTTGGATTGGTTATGCATATGGGTTGA